From the Rhinoderma darwinii isolate aRhiDar2 chromosome 12, aRhiDar2.hap1, whole genome shotgun sequence genome, one window contains:
- the LOC142664702 gene encoding heme-binding protein 1-like: MQREGCRMSGGLPEPAAAGMITLDDLDNMTDELGSDSAYNSNGSIEEEAEPMEDGEQDRLLNYWQTVARGHEVEVPNEMAEPIQQLTRNSRSEERQRVPFLLLSCKEKCGEVVYEKRQYGKAKWACIKMNEERYEQSICLGFMKLMRYICEQNSSGSYLGMTIPILTTVHTDEARTGLTRSVTVAYYIPNHLQDYPPEPTDEEIIIEEWPATVVFSRAFTGATNEGSIMNEISSLAELLESPDLCSQDTFIIAGYTNPAAANRRNEIWFLQRP, translated from the exons ATGCAACGTGAAGGATGTAGGATGAGCGGTGGGTTGCCGGAGCCCGCTGCGGCCGGGATGATCACCTTGGATGACTTGGACAACATGACGGACGAGCTGGGTTCCGACTCGGCGTATAACAGCAATGGAAGCATCGAGGAAGAAGCCGAACCCATGGAAGATGGAGAACAAGACCGGCTACTCAACTACTGGCAAACCGTGGCAAGAGGACATGAAGTGGAGGTGCCAAATG AGATGGCAGAACCAATTCAACAGTTAACAAGGAACAGTCGGTCAGAGGAGCGGCAGAGGGTGCCCTTCCTGCTATTGAGCTGCAAAGAAAAG TGTGGAGAAGTTGTGTATGAGAAAAGACAGTATGGAAAAGCTAAATGGGCCTGTATCAAGATGAACGAAGAGCGATACGAACAGAGTATATGCCTGGGGTTCATGAAGCTCATGAGATACATCTGCGAACAGAACTCCTCAG GTTCATACCTGGGTATGACCATCCCAATTCTGACAACAGTGCACACTGATGAAGCAAGAACCGGACTCACGCGCTCCGTGACGGTGGCTTATTATATCCCAAACCATCTTCAAGATTATCCACCTGAACCAACAGACGAGGAAATCATCATTGAGGAATGGCCGGCTACAGTCGTCTTCTCCAG AGCATTTACTGGAGCTACCAACGAAGGGTCAATTATGAATGAAATTTCCTCGCTGGCCGAACTATTAGAGTCCCCGGACCTGTGCTCACAAGACACATTTATCATTGCGGGATACACAAATCCAGCAGCAGCAAACAGACGGAACGAAATCTGGTTCTTGCAGAGGCCTTAA